Below is a genomic region from Mesorhizobium sp..
TGCCGAGCGGATCTCCGCCGTGCTTGCGCCACTGCTTTCTGGCATCGTCGAGGATGTCGACGAAGGCGCGGCTGTTGGCGCGATCGCCGAGGAAGCCATCGCCGTCGCGGATCTTGAGATTGACCTTGTCGACGGTGACCGTCGGCAAGTCATCTGAGCCGTGGATGACCTTCGACGCCGGCGCCTTCGCCCCGGATTTCTTGCGGCCTGCCAAGCAAATCTCCCTCCGCTCGTATCTCCGGAATGCAGAACGCGCGCGGGGGCGGGAGGTTCAAAAGCTAGCTATCGCCCCGGGGCGCCGCCCGTCTGCCGCTCCATTCGGCGAGGCCGATGCCGCCGAGCACCAGCACGATCGCCAGCGCATGATAGGGCTCGAATACCTCGCCGATGATCAGGATGGCGAGCAGCGTGCCGAAGATCGGGACGAGATTGATGAACAGGCCGGCGCGGTTGGCGCCGATCAGCTCGACGCCGCGGATATAGAAGGACTGCGCGAGGAGCGAGGGGAAGACGACCGTGTAGACCACGATCAGCCACCCTTGCTTATCCGGCCAGATTCCAGAACCGCTGGCGAATTCGTAGGCGATGAAGGGAACAGAGGTGACGGCGGCGGAAAAGGTCAGGGCGACCATCATCGTCTGCCAGTGGATCGCCGGCTTGTAGCGGAGCATGACCGTGTAGCCGCCGTAGAACAGGACCGCGAGCATCATCAGCGCGTCGCCGCGGTTGAGATCGAGCGCGAGCAGGCGTTGCGGATCGCCGTGGCTCGCCGCCACGCCGACGCCGACGACCGAAAGAAGAAAGCCGACGACCTGAAGTCCGGTGACGCGCGTGCCGAAGATCAGGAAGTTCAGGACGAACACCACCAGCGGCATCGCCGCGTGCTCGATCGAGCCGTTCACGGCCGTCGTGTGGAGCAGCGCGGTGTAGAAGGCGAGGTTGTAGGCCGAGAAGCCGACACCGCCCAGCACGAACAGAAAGAGAAGCGATTTCCGCGCGGCGGCCCAGTCCTGCTTCAGCCGCGGCCATGCGAAGGGCAGCAGGCACGCGCACGCGAGCGTCCACCGCGCACCCGTGAGCAGCATCGGCGAGATGTGGCCGACCGCGAGCTTGCCGGCGACGGCGTTGCCGCCCCAGAATAGCGTGGTCAGGGCCAGAAGGACGTAGGCGAGCCGATACATGGGCGGCAAGGCCTATGCGCATCGGCACGGCTTGGCAACCGATCCACCCGCCGCTTGCGTTGCGCCAGCCCGGGAAACTTCGCCCCGCTCCCAAAGAAGGGTCGCGCGTGCGCATACTTGCCGCTATAGAGGCCACGAAAAACGGCGCGTCAGGCGTGCATCCGGGGAAGGCAATATGACAAACGTGGTGGTCGTCGGCTCTCAGTGGGGCGACGAAGGCAAGGGCAAGATCGTCGACTGGCTGGCCGACCGCGCCGACGTGGTCGTGCGCTTTCACGGCGGTCA
It encodes:
- a CDS encoding DMT family transporter yields the protein MYRLAYVLLALTTLFWGGNAVAGKLAVGHISPMLLTGARWTLACACLLPFAWPRLKQDWAAARKSLLFLFVLGGVGFSAYNLAFYTALLHTTAVNGSIEHAAMPLVVFVLNFLIFGTRVTGLQVVGFLLSVVGVGVAASHGDPQRLLALDLNRGDALMMLAVLFYGGYTVMLRYKPAIHWQTMMVALTFSAAVTSVPFIAYEFASGSGIWPDKQGWLIVVYTVVFPSLLAQSFYIRGVELIGANRAGLFINLVPIFGTLLAILIIGEVFEPYHALAIVLVLGGIGLAEWSGRRAAPRGDS